CTTTCCCACATAGCGGGATAAGTCTGGGATGGTCCCAGCCGTCCTGGTTATGGTCACCCCCACGTGACCGAGTCGAGCCCGCCCACACCATCCCCGGAGGGCACCCCAGCCCCCGAGGGCATGCGGGCAGCAATGGCCGACTACATCCGAACGGTGCACCAGGCCTACCTGTCGACCGGGTCGGGGCAGCCGCCTGGCATCCAGGGCCAGATGGCCCTGCTCCACGGGCCCTTCACCGTCGTGGCGGCCGGAGTGCGGAACCTGCACGTCATCGCCACCGCCGTCCAGTTGCCCGCCCCGACGGGGAAGCACGTCGCCATCGAGGAGGAGCTCGGCAGCCTGCGCTGGACCGTCCGCTTCTACGACCCGGTGGTCCTGCCAGAGCTCGGCCTGATCGACGAACACCAGGGGCCGGCCGGCGCGGCCGTGCGACGGGCGCTCGGTCTGACCACACACCTCTATCACCTCATCGTCCAGCCGGGCAGCCAGCTGACCGGGCACCACGCCGGGCACGCGGGTGCGGGCCTGGCGATGGACCACATCGCCGCAGCCCGCGACTTCGAGTCCATCCGCGCATCCGCGCGAGGCCGTGAGGTGTTCGTCGACGAGTTCGAGGGTGCAGCGCAGGCCGGTCTGTGGCATGCGCAGGGGCTGCTGGCACAGCAGGTGGCCCCCGCCGACGAGGCGGTGCGATCCATCGCCCAGGCGCGTGACCCGGATCCGGCCGCCCTGCGGAAGGCGGTTCTCGCCGCGGTGCGGACGCGGAACATGGCAGCGCCGTCCGGCCCGAGCGGGTCGGAGCGGAGCGCGACCCGTGGCTGACTCGCCCATCCTCTCCTCGGTCACGAACGCCGTCCGGGTGCTCAAGGCCTTCTCGGCGCAGAAGCGGTCGTTCGGCGTGTCGGAGTTGGCTCGGAAGCTCGAGCTGTCGACATCGACGACCCACCGGCTGCTGGCCACGCTGGCCGCCGAGCGGATGGTCGAGCAACACCCCGAGACCGGCCGCTACCAGTTGGGTCTGGCCGTCTACGACCTGATGGCGGCCACCACCGAGGGGTTCACCCTGACCGAGGCGGTCCTGCCGCCGATGACCGTGCTGCGCCGCCGAACCGGGGAGACCGTGCAGGTCGCGGTGCTCGATCGTCGGGAGGTGGTGTACGTCGAACGACTGGAGAGCCCCCGGTCGGTCCGGATGTTCATGGAGATCGGCCGCCGCAACCAGGCGCACTGCACCGGGACGGGGAAGGCGCTGTTGGCCTACCTGGACCCCGTCGTGCTCGATCGCACGCTCGACGGCTGGGATCTACCCGCCAAGACGCCGAAGACGTTCACCGACCCCGACGACCTGCGATCCGAACTGCGGGCCACCCGGACCCGCGGATACGCCACGAACGTGGAGGAGTCGGAGATCGGCGCCGTCAGCGTCGGCGCACCGCTGTGGGACCAGACCGGCTCGGTCGTCGCCGCGATGAGCGTGGCCGGGCCGACCGAACGCATGCTCCCGGCGCTGTCCGAGATCGCCCACACCGTCCTCGAGGCGGCCGCGGTCGCCTCTCGCCGACTGGGGCACCGCTCGCCGATCGCCGGCCGTCCCGACCTCTCCCGCCATCGACCCGACACGACGAACCAGCGAGCCCTCAGCCGATGACCACACCCGACCACGCCGCCATCGCGGCTCGCCTGCACGAC
The sequence above is a segment of the Euzebya tangerina genome. Coding sequences within it:
- a CDS encoding IclR family transcriptional regulator, whose protein sequence is MADSPILSSVTNAVRVLKAFSAQKRSFGVSELARKLELSTSTTHRLLATLAAERMVEQHPETGRYQLGLAVYDLMAATTEGFTLTEAVLPPMTVLRRRTGETVQVAVLDRREVVYVERLESPRSVRMFMEIGRRNQAHCTGTGKALLAYLDPVVLDRTLDGWDLPAKTPKTFTDPDDLRSELRATRTRGYATNVEESEIGAVSVGAPLWDQTGSVVAAMSVAGPTERMLPALSEIAHTVLEAAAVASRRLGHRSPIAGRPDLSRHRPDTTNQRALSR